Within Nosocomiicoccus ampullae, the genomic segment CGCGATACCGACAGTTGCGATCGTTGACCATGCGCTCCCAATTGTTAATGAAACGATCGAACAAATAATAACGACAGTGACTAAAAAATACTTCGGACTGATTATATTTAACCCGTAGTAAATCATTGTTGCTACAATACCACCGCCGACCCAAGAACCAATAACAAGTCCAACAAGTAAAATAATGATCAGTGCAGGTAGCGCTAATTTAATGCCACGATACATAAAATCTTCGATTTCAGACCATGAGTATCCATGGAAATAAGCGATTCCTCCTGCGACGATGGCTCCGATAATTAACGGGATATGTGGTGTAATGTCCAGTACAACGACGCTATATAGCATTGTTGTAATCATAACTAAAAATGGTACAAGTGATGTAATAAAACGAAATGGACGCTTATCCATAGCGCTACCTCCTTTAAAATATAATATTCATAATTATACATAATATTTTAATAAATATAAACAAAAAACGGCCAAATTAAATTTGGCCGTTTAAAATTATTACTTTTTAATTTTATAACGTTTATGATTTACAACTGTCTTTTCAAAATCTTCATTTTCGTTCCAGTCCTCGTTAATTGTAATGTCAACAATGACTGAGTTTTCATTAATTTTTTCTACTTTACCAAGCATACCGTCAAATTCAACAATATCGCCGACTTCTGCTGGTACAATTTCTTCTTCGTCTTTGTTCTTACTCACATTAACCCCTCCAAAAGAATCGTTATACTATTATACAATTTTTAGTACAATTTCTCAATAAAAGTGCGAGTAGAGTGTCTTCCTTGCGCTTTTTCTTATATTTTTTGCTGTAGATATACTAACGTTTAAATATTTTGCAATTTCTACAAGTGCGTAACCATCTAAAGTCATGGTTAACCACGCATACTCTCTATCAGTGAGTTTATCTTTCACACCGATTAAGTAAAAATCTATATCACTGAATTTTGTAGAAAACGTATCGAGTATCGTGTCCTCAGTAATTGTAAAACGATCTTGCCGTTTAGATTCTCTACGAATTTCGTCAATCATTCTTTGGTAAATCATCGTATATACAAACTGAGATTCTTTACATTTTGTTTTATCGTGTTTCTTTAATGCTTCATATACTGCGAGTCTACCAATCTGCATATACTCATCAATGTCATATAAAATGTTAAGTTTGTTAATTATAGAACGAATCATCGGTTCGTAAGAAGTGATAATTTCCATGTTAACTCCTGTAAGAATCGATTCTTAAATTATTTCCGGATAACTATAATTTACTGTGTTCTTTAGAGTTTTAATAATCGCTTTAGTTAACAAAAATAAACATTATTAAATATAAAAGTTAACATTTGAATGAAAAAGCACTTAAAATGATGTATAATTTCATCTAATACTAAAAATATGTGAGAAAGGGTAAATGATGAAAGTACCGAAGCACTTTAAAAGAGATGTCATGTACATTGAACCAATATACGACGAAATATATATGTGCCAGGCCGTGTCAGCATCGGGAGTTATACGTTATAAAAAGTCATCTGAACAGTGGCTGAATGAGTATTTAACCTATTTTTATTCGACAAATTTAGCGGCTATTAGAAGTCATGTTAAAATTAACTTTGACATACATAGAATGATTCCGATTTGCGTGGATTTAGATTATCAGTTTATTTTATTTCCGTTAAATTCTAGTAAAAACAAAAATGTTTATTTTCTAAACTTATCGAAAGTGTATCGATTTTTTAAAAGAGAAAATCAAACGGTCATTGAATTTATATGTGGGGAGGAGTTAGTCGTCGACATACCACTCTCACAATGCGAAAGTCAGTACAATAAAGCGACTAGAATTTACGATAAGTACGTTAAATTTAAGCAATTTAGAGAACGTTATTTAAGCACAACTGTCGAGACAATCTATACAATCAACCATAAATAATACGCGTGTATAACACACGGATATTTTATACTCATGAAACTTCTAAAAACTCATTAATTTTTACTTTTAAATTAGCTTTTAATTTTAAGTAAATCTTAAAGATCCTATAACTCTTAAAAAATGTAGTAAAAAAGAATAAGCAATATAAAACAACATTAAAAATACTTATATGGATAAAATAACCACCTTAGAGAGACGTTAAATATTTTTAGGTATAAGAACGTTAAAATTATTACCTCTCTATTGGGCTAATTTAATATTTTAAAATTGAAATTCATTTCGATTTAATTGATTAGTGGTCATTCAAGTAGTTTAATTTATAGTATATTAATAACTTTAAAATGTAAGGACTGATTAAATTTTGGATTTCTTTCTTAACCATATTCTAATCGGTTATATAGTAATTCCTGTACTAGTAATTTTTGGAATATTTAAAATGAAAAAGAATGATAATAAAACGCAAGTAAAATCTGTTATATCTTTTTTAATTATTTACTTGATTCTAAGAACAGTATATTTGATTTTATTTTTATAGTTAAACGGTTAAGAGGTACAGAATAGACTGTTTACATGTTTATAACTTTTAAAGTTTAAAAAGCTCTAAAGTGTTTATATGAAGGAGCTATGTAAACACGGTGTTGTAAGTGCATGTAAAAAGTATGCAAATAAAAGTGAACACTTAAAATCAAGGTGTGAAAGTAATGACTATCTATAATAAGTAAAGTAAGTGATTATAAAAACAACTACTAGGTCAAAAAAATCAATATTCTGTTTTGATGAGAGCAAAATATTTTTGACTATGTAGTTGTTTTTTATATTTTTATTTTCTTTCAATGAATTAGATGTTTTTATATAAATTTTTAAAAATAAATAATAAATATAAATACACATAAAAATGTAAATAAAAACTTAAGCATAAAAAATATTCCTTTCAAATTTAAAACTTATAATATCATTCGATTATTTGTTTTTACAATGTTATTTTGTCATAGATATATAATTTAACTTTAATTTTCCAACAAATTTCTTGATGATAAATAAGCTCTTAATTTTCTGTCAGTTCATACTTATTTTCAATCTAAGCAGCAGTTCTTTCTGGTTGAAATATAAATTTATAGCAATTACATGAGTTCGTCTCTTTCGATGTCCAGTTACGCGTAGAGAATATTTAAATCATTATGATGATTAACAACTTTGTCTATTATAAAGTCCTCTTCATATCTTAATCTTTATAATAAACTAAATCATTTGTAAAAACGATTATAGATCTTTATAAACCGATAAACAGTCTTTATAACGACCAAAATACAACCATGACAAGGACTTTAAGACCTCTAAACATTTATATATAAACGTTATTTAAACACAACTGTCGAGACAATCTATACAATCAACCATAAATAATACGCGTGAAAGTTGTATAAGTCCGTCGTTTTCATTAAAATTATTATATTGTGAAAGAGGGATTATTATGGAAATTAAAGTAAAAGTAAAAGACCGTGAACATCAGTTAGAAATCTTTAAATATAAACTATCACTTGAAGATAAAGTTAAAGAAATTATTAAACATTTAACAGACGATTTACCGTACTTAACGCATGAAGTATCTAAGTTAACATATAACGACTATAACTATAGTGAGTTATACGAAATGAAATTAAGCAAATTATTTGAAGCATTAGACAAAGTGACACTTGAGTCAGAGAACTTAAAACTCGATCTATCAATTATTGAAGGCAAGAGTAAACAACTTGCCCATTTAAATTTAGACTATTCACAGTTTATAAAAATGTGTGACTTATATTCAGATATTAAAGATGAGTACCATGTTCCAAACGGTACTATTTTTTACATTCAACAAGATGAAGAACAGTATGTCATTCGTAAAGAAGAAAATCATTTAGAGTTTTATAGTTTTAAACAACAATTCGACGAAGCGTTTAAAGAATCAGATCGACTTCCATTTTTTATTATTGAATTCAAAGCAAAAAATGAAATGTCACAAAAAGACATTCACTGGATTAAAAAGTATCGTTATCCAAAAAAAGAAAAGAAAAACCCAATGATTCACATCGATGTCGCGAGAGTTTCTGAAAGTATATTAAACGACATTACTACACTCGTGCATCGTTTATATACGATTATTGGGCGTTTTCAGCGTGCAAACGTACCATTCACTGAAACAGATAAACTTCCAACATATACAGAGTTAAATCGAAAAGTTTCGATTGGATACGTACCGATTTTACAGTTAGAGCGTGCGTTACAACAAAAGAAAGGCCCGAAAAGATAAGAAAAAATCCCTGAAATAATGTATTATATATATAGTACTGAAAGTAGGGAAAAACGTGGAAAAAGACCGTGTAAAATTAGTGGATATTCCATTTTTAAATGCCACGCGTAAAGAATTTGTTAATATTTTAAAAGAAAGACTCGATGACGAAAAAAAGACCTTCGTCGTGACTGCAAATCCAGAAATATTAATGAAAACTAAAGAAAACGCAAGATATAAAGCAGTCGTTAGAAATGCTGACTACGTTGTTGCAGACGGAATCGGTGTTATTCTTTTATCTAAATTAAAGAAAACTCCGTTAAAAGAACGTATCGCAGGTTTCGATTTAACAGAAGATTTACTCGAGTATGCGAATGAAAAACAATTAAGTGTTTACTTACTCGGAGCAAAAGAAGAAGTCAATGAAACAGCTGCTTTAGAAATTGAGCAAAAATATAACAAGCTTAAAGTTGTCGGAAGACATCACGGCTATATTGGCATTAAAAATCGAGAAGTTTACTTAGAATTATTAGAAAAAGAGCCAGATATCGTATTTGTTGCTCTCGGTGCGCCGAAGCAAGAATTGTTTATAAGAGAACATATAAAAAAGTACGACAAAGGATTATTTATAGGGGTCGGTGGAAGCCTCGATGTACATGCAAAAGCGGTTAAACGTGCGCCAAATATTTGGATACGCTTGAATTTAGAGTGGCTGTACCGCATGTTAAAACAACCAAGTCGTATTGTAAGGAATTTAAAAACGTTTAGGTTTATGATTAAAGAATTGTTTAAGAATTAAGTATTTAAGGAAGATTTTATGTCAAAATTTCAAAACTCAAATAAAACTTTTATATTAGTACTTTCTACATTGATTGGTGGTATACTTGCTTCTCTTTTCACGCTAATTTTTATCCCCGATCAATACAACGCGACCGCGGAATTTAAAGTACATACTGAAGAATCAGTCGATCCAAATATATATGAAGCGATCATTAAATCAGACAAAGTCGTAAAAGAATTAAAAGAAGAAGAAAATATTACGACACCATTAAAAAAATTAAAACATAAAATAAAAGTGGATTTTAACGAAGAGAAAAAGACGTTAAAAGTATCACTTAGCTTAGACAATAGAAGACATTCAGTACTCGCTACAGATGGACTTGCTAAAATCGCAACAGAAGAAATTGAGTCATTTGTTCAAGGGAGTACGATTGAATATGTAAAAGCACCGAATGACACAGTCATTGAAGACACATCGTTAAAAGTAAAACTCGTCTACATCATTATCGGATTACTCGCAGGACTTGGAATTGGTGCAGCAATATATGCATTAAAAGAACCAAAGAAAAAAGGGAAACAAACAAAAGTAGACACAGAATATACTTTACTCGGTTCAATACCAAAATATTAAATTAAGTGGTGAAATATATGGTAGATAACAGAAAACGAATCGTAATGGATCAACCAGATAGTGAAGTATCTCAAAAATATTTCAACATAGCAGAGCGCATTAAATATTATTCAGGTAACAATAAAAAAGCATTGTTATTTTTATCTGAACAAGAAAAAGAAGGTAAAACTACAATCGCGTCAAATATTGCGATTGCACTCGCAAAAAAAGGTGGGAACATTGTCTACCTAGACGCAGACTTAGAGTCACCTTCAATACATGACACATTTAACGTCACATTAAGAAATGGAATTTCAGACGCAATCGCAACAGATAAAAGTATATTATCTGTAACGTACGACACACCGCAGTATGGGCTATCGACAATTCATGCAGGACTAAAACGTTCAATCGGAAACGAACTATTCCTATCAGACAAATTTAAATATGCAGTCGACACGTTAAAAAACAAATACGACTACATTATTATAGATGCAGGAATGGGTATGAACGATTCAGCATGTCTAGATGCAATAAAAGAAGCGGTCGACGCAGTCGTCGTTGTACAAAGTGAAGAACGCTATACACTTGAAACAGATAATTTAATGGAACGATTAAAACAAAAAGACATCGAAGTACTCGGTGTCATAAATAATTTTGTGGAAAGATAATAGGTGAATTTTGATGAGTAGATTTACAAACTATTTCTCAAAACACGTCAGAGAAAGATTTACGAAAGAAATTGAACTCATTGAGATTAATAGAGCGAAGGGAGACTTTATATTCACTTATAAAGTGCTCCCATTTATTAATTTAAGAGTCATTTCCAAATATACAGCCTCAGTAACTATTGATAATTTGGAAATAGATTTACCATGTGAATTTAAAGACGACATCATTACAGTGCGACTGTCTGAAACTTATTTTAAAAATAGACCTGACAATTTTACAATTCAATTATTTTCATTCGGACAACCGATGAGAATTAAAACTCGAAAAAATAAAAATCGTACTCAATATATCGTTAATGAAAAACTTTATAACATAAAAGTTAAAAAGGACGTACATATATCTAAAAGGTATATGAGTTTAGACTTTAAAAATGAGAATGTTGAAGTGAATGACGTCATATTACAAAAAGATGGGATAATGATTAAGCTAGAAAGAGATGTCGATGAAGAAACATCGTTATTTTTAAGTTATCCTCATAAATTTATAGAACTTCCAACAAAACTTATAAACAAAAACACTTTAAAAGTCACTGGACTTGAAAATCTAACGTATGGGGTCAGTACTTTTTACCTAGCTCAAAAAGAAAATGTCTATACAATGAATGGATATTTAGAAGAGAAAAAAGAGCTTTTTACAGATTTTTATGCGTATACAATAGATACAATGCCAGCACTCATGTTAAATGTAAAAGAACATATTGTAAAACTTCGTGCGCTTTATGTGAGTGAAATTACTAACAATATCGTTACATTGAAAATTAAACCGGAGCAAGAAATCCTCCTAGAGCATCCATCTATAAGCATATATAATTCAAAGTTAGATACGACGAAAAAAATCGCGTTATCAGATGATTTGCAAGCGGAAATTCCAATAGAAGATCTTATAGATGGTTTTACAAACAAGAAAATCAATTTCATAAATAGTAATATTATCTACCAGATTGATATACGATCTGCTTATATTGAAGATGAAATGCTCGGACGATTTAGAAACGAGAACGAATATCTAACTACACACTTTTATCGAAGAAAAGATAACTATTTAGGATTTAGAGTGTCTAGACCAAGAATTAAACGACGGATTACAGATATTAAAAATTTTAAATTACAAGGGTTTATAAAAGGTCGTAATTCGTTCCATGAAGTCGAGAACGTAATTATTTTCGAAGATCGTCATAGTCAAGAAATGGTTGTAAATACAATCGATGATAAGTTTAACTATGAAATTGATGCACAGGAAATAATCAATATAATGAGTCGAGATAAGACAATTATTGATTTATATATTGGTATAAGAAATAAAGAAGGCAAAATTGTTGCTCGAGCAAAGTTACCTTATAAAAATTCTAATTATAAAAAAGATAATTTCTATGACTTAAAAATAATTAAACAAAAAGATAGAGATGTTTATCTACTAATTACAACAACTCCATTTAATAATTTAAAGATTGAAACTTTTGTAGTTCCAAAAAGTGTTGATACGAATGTTGAACGTGATAGAAACATTTGGTTACTTGGTGAACGTATAGATACTGCACAAGAAAATGGTTATCAATTATTTAAATACTTACAAGATCAGCCAGTAGAAGCATATTACGTCATTGATGAAGAATCAAAAGACTATAAAAAGATTATGCATGAAGAAAATGTATTAGTTTTTGGTAGTAAAAAACATCACGAAATCAGTTTAAAAGCAGGCGTACTTCTATGTACACATGATTTTGAAAATATATTACCTTATAAGCCATCGAAAGAATTTTTTAATTATAATGAAACATATAAAGTATTCTTGCAGCATGGTGTATTAGGTAGGAAACCAGCAGAATATCATAAAAAATATTATGACGATCCATTTGATATTTTTATTGTTTCAAGTGACAGTGAAAAATACGACGTTGTAGTTAATACAATGGGCTATGAAGAAGACGAGGTAAAAGTCACTGGTTTAGCAAGATTTGATCGCTTACCAATGAATCATAAAGGTAAGGATATCTTACTTATGCCAACATGGAGAGACTGGATAAACACAGACGAGAGATTTTTAAATAGTGAGTATTATTATCGATATAAAAATCTTTTAGAAAACGAACGACTACATGATATATTAGAGAAATATAATGTAAACATAAATTTTTACCCACATTATAGAGCACAACCATTTTTCAACAAAGAATTAATTAACACTTCAGAACACATTAGATTTATAACATTAGGTGAAAAATCAGTACAAGAACTTCTTATAGACCACGCGTTACTCATCACAGACTATAGTAGTGTTAGTTTTGACTTTACAATGATGAATAAACCAGTCGTATACTATCATTTCGATGAAGACAGATTCTTTAATAGAGGAATCTTGAGACCTGTAAATGAGACATTTCTAGGTGATATCGCAGAAACTGAAGAACTATTAGTCAGTTATATAGAAGCATCAATAAAAAATAATTTTGAAACTAATGTAGATGATATTAGTGAAATAATAAAATATCGTGATCATAATAACTGTGAACGGATATATGAAGCGGTCATAAGTGAAAAAAATAAGCTCTAATATTTGATGTGCTACCCAAAAGTTGGACTTTTGGAATTAAGCAGATTGTAAGGTATGTTTCCTGAATTCTTCAGGAGACATGCCTTTTAATTTTAGCTTAATTCTATCTTTATTATAGTATCTAATATATTCATGTACTGCGATTTCTAATGCTTCATATGTTTTGAAAACTTCTCCATAAAACATTTCTTGCTTTAATAAGCCAAAGAAGTTCTCCATCGGTGAATTATCTAAACAGTTTCCTTTACGTGACATACTCATTGTTGCACCAAATTCTGTTATGGTATTTCCCCAACTACTATGTTGATAATGAAATCCTTGATCCGAGTGAACAACTAATTGTTTTAGATTGTGATGGTGTTCCTCAAGTGCTTTATTTAAAGGATTTAGAGCGATTGCTAGGTTCGGTGAACGACTGACCTTATATGCGATAATTTCAGAGTTATAACAATCCATAATTGTTGATAGATATAGTTTCTTTCCTTTGATAGGTAACGCAAACTCTGTGACATCTGTGACCCATAGTTGATTAAATGTTTTCGGCTTAAAGTTACGCTTTACCTTATTTGGAGCGACTGTTCCAACTTGTCCTTTATATGAACTATAACGCGTTCTCGATTTGTTTTTGAATTTTTGACACAGTAAATTATAGGTCTTCATAATGCGTAACAAGCGCTTATGATTCACCACAATTTGTTCTCTGCTTTCGAGTATCGCTTTGATTCTTCTGTAACCATATCTACCTTTATGTTTTGAGACGATTTCTTTAATTTTTTCTACTAGCCATCGATCTTTCTGTTTCTGATCATCCATATGTTTTATCCAGTAGTAATATACAGACTTTGGTAGCTTCAACACTGTTAAAATCTCTTTTAGTGTATAAGTCGTTTCTTGCCTTACCTCAAGCGCTACTTTCGTTTTTTGTCTGTTGGATCTGTCGGTAAGGCGTTTAACTTTTTTAGAATGATATTTTCCAGTTCTTTCATTCTGAGTTCTTCTCTTAGACGTTCTAACTCTTCGCGTTCTGTTTCATTCAGAGGCTCACTCTTCGATACTTGTTTTTGGTTATTTTCTTTCTTAGACATATATTTTATTGGTCTCCCTTGTTTACCCTCTAGAGCAGCTGGACCACCTTCTTGGATCTTGCGATTCCAGTTAGCGATTGTTGTAAAATGCTTGATACCAAAGTATTCCGCTGTTTCTCTATAGGACAATTGATTCTCTTCTCTATATTTTAAAACAGCCTGCTTAAATTCACTAGTATATTGAGTATTACTAAGAGATTTAGTGAGGCCCTGATAGCCATATGTGTTATATTGTCTTACCCATTTTTGAACAAGCGATCTATCCACATTATACTTTTCACCTAAAACTCTATATCCTCCTGATCCATTTAAATATTCATTAACTACTTTTACCTTAAATTCAAAGCTATGCTTTTTATACTTCATACAAAAACACCCCTAAAGTTGGATTTCCATGTCCAACTTTAGGGGTGCACCTCAATTAGAGCTTATTTTTTTACAATTTTTTTATCATATCTATATGCGGAATTCCAACATCCATGTATTCTTTTGAACTTTCCTCGTATCCTAAGTTTGTATAGAATTTAATTGCATGGGTTTGTGCACCAAGTTTTGCCCAGTGGTATCCTGACTGTCTTGCATGAACATGTACGAAGTTCATTAAGTTATTACCAAAGCCCATACCTCTATATTCTTTTAACACAGCCATTCTTTCGACTTTTATTGTTGAGTCGTCTATTTTTCTGTATCTTACTGTGCCTGCAGGCGAGTCGTTAAAGAGTAGGAGGACGTTTAATGATTCTTTTTCGTATTCGTCTAATTCTTTGTCTTCAGGAACGCCTTGTTCTTCTACAAATACTCTTTTTCTTATGTTTACGCAGTCGTTATAGTATTTCTCTTCATCCGTTATATAAATATTTATGTCGGTCACTCCTAAAAAATAATGACTAAGTATTATACTTAGTCATTATATAATATACTTTAAGTTTTGTATTGTCATATCATTCAGGTGAAAAGTATTCGTCTCTAGGGTTTGAACCTGGATTTAATGAGTTATTCCAGTCCTCATTTTGATTATTGTTTTGATTATAGTTTTCTTGATCATTTTGATTGTAGTTTTGGTTATAGTTTTCTTGTTCATCTAAATTTTGCTCTTTTGTCGGTGGTGTATAGTCTTGACCATCTTCTGATTGTACGTCAGTGTCACCTTCGTTTTCTTCAAAGTTGTCTAACGTTTTTTCAGGTATATCAAACCCATCTCCATACTGACTTTTATAACCTTCTTTTGCGAACCCTGGTATATCGTCACCTGTTAACTTGTATTCATCGATAATATCGTTACCAATTAAGACTGTTGGATTTAGCCAGTAAGCGAGTCGAATGTTAGAGAAATCATTGACGTCTGGTGGATCTAATCCAAGTATTTCTCTTAATGTACGACTTAATACGAATAAGTGCTCTTCGTTTGGTTTATAATAATATGCACCATTATCTCCAATAAAATCTTCACCTAAAATCATTGTCGTATCGAACTTAACTTCATTACTTGCGAAGTATTTCGCGAGTTTTGTGAGATCTTTCATTTTAAAGTTATGTGTGACGTTTTGTGATACGACGTCCACTAAATCATCAACTTTAGTAATCGCGCCAGTCGATTTTGCGCGGTTCATAATTGCTTGAACCATTTCCATTTGTCTTTCTCCGCGACCAAAGTCTGAGTCTACACGTCGACTTCTTACAACAGCGAGTGCTTCTTCACCAGTTAATTTACGGTGACCTTTTTTAACTTTAATTTTACCTGTGTCGTCTTGGTTTGGTTCTTCCATATCAAATGGGACATCGAACTCAACACCACCTAACGTATTGACGATATCAACGACTGAGTCGAAGTTTACACGTATGTAAAAGTCGACAGGTACGTTTAGTAAATTTTCAACTGAATCTACTGCACCATCAATGCCACCTAACGCGTGTGCGTGGTTGATTTTATCAAATGCTTGTTCGTCACTCATATAACTTAGTGTGTCACGCGGGATATTAATCATTCGAATAATATCACCTTCACGGTCAAACGTCGCAAGTATCATCGTATCTGTTCTAAAGTCATCGGTATTTATTTTTTCTTTTTCAGCACGTTTTTTATTTTCATCGATACCTAATATTAATACGTTGAAACTATTATCGATATCGACATCTTCATCGCCACGTAACTCTGATTTATCATTTTTTAAATCACTAAATGACGAATTAACACCTTTGTTTAAGGTGTAGTATAAGTAACCTCCATATGCTGCTGCACCAATTAATCCAATAATAATGATGACGAGCAATATTTTTAAAGTTTTCTTCATAAATTATCTCCAAACTAAGCTTAAAAATTAATTAGCATTTATTTTAACACTTTTACTAATACATTTGTATTATTTGTATGATTATACTCATTCCACTGATGTTTAAATTTACGAATTTCATCTATAGAGAACTGATTCTCTTTAATCATTTGTATAATATCGTCTGTAGAATAGGCGATATTTGATGTCGTTAAATTTTCGTATTTGTCAATAAGTCCTTTTTCTTTTTTATAGTCGTCGATATCATACGGATAATATATAATCGGTCGTTCTAGGTTGGAAAATTCAAATCCAACAGACGAATAATCTGTAATTAAAATATCAGTCATACTTAAAACGCTTTCTAAAGAATACCCTTTACTTAGGTTAATCACGTTTTTAAGAATGTTATTTAACTCGACAGTCGGGTGAAGTCTTAACGCGATAATATAGTTATTTGGTAAGACTCTCGTCATCTTTTCGATATCAAGGTGAATGTCATTCACATTAAACTGATTTTCACGATACGTCGGTGCGTATGTAATAATGATTGTTTCATTACTAATATTTAGTGACTTTCTTAAACAATCGTTCGTATTTTTTATGACAGCTTCATCGTTATAAAAATCGAGTCTTGGCATACTAGTTTTTAGTATTTTGTCATCATTAATATTAAATACTTTTTTAAATATTTCTGACATTGTTTTAGAACCAGAGACATAGTAGTCGATATTTTGATACGTACGTTGAAATCTGTCTTTTGATCGCTTTGGTCTATGGTTAAAAGTCTGATCAGCTAAGCCAAAAGCTTTAACTGCGCCTACTGCGTGCCACGTTTGTATGACAGTAACGTAAGGTCTTAACGTATTCATACCACCAAGTACTGGGAAATGATTGTCTAGAATAATGTTTTTTGCTCGACTGATTTCATACAGTTCTTTTAAATTAAAGTTACTATGTG encodes:
- a CDS encoding sigma-70 family RNA polymerase sigma factor — encoded protein: MEIITSYEPMIRSIINKLNILYDIDEYMQIGRLAVYEALKKHDKTKCKESQFVYTMIYQRMIDEIRRESKRQDRFTITEDTILDTFSTKFSDIDFYLIGVKDKLTDREYAWLTMTLDGYALVEIAKYLNVSISTAKNIRKSARKTLYSHFY
- a CDS encoding WecB/TagA/CpsF family glycosyltransferase, giving the protein MEKDRVKLVDIPFLNATRKEFVNILKERLDDEKKTFVVTANPEILMKTKENARYKAVVRNADYVVADGIGVILLSKLKKTPLKERIAGFDLTEDLLEYANEKQLSVYLLGAKEEVNETAALEIEQKYNKLKVVGRHHGYIGIKNREVYLELLEKEPDIVFVALGAPKQELFIREHIKKYDKGLFIGVGGSLDVHAKAVKRAPNIWIRLNLEWLYRMLKQPSRIVRNLKTFRFMIKELFKN
- a CDS encoding GNAT family N-acetyltransferase, with protein sequence MTDINIYITDEEKYYNDCVNIRKRVFVEEQGVPEDKELDEYEKESLNVLLLFNDSPAGTVRYRKIDDSTIKVERMAVLKEYRGMGFGNNLMNFVHVHARQSGYHWAKLGAQTHAIKFYTNLGYEESSKEYMDVGIPHIDMIKKL
- a CDS encoding helix-turn-helix domain-containing protein — protein: MKYKKHSFEFKVKVVNEYLNGSGGYRVLGEKYNVDRSLVQKWVRQYNTYGYQGLTKSLSNTQYTSEFKQAVLKYREENQLSYRETAEYFGIKHFTTIANWNRKIQEGGPAALEGKQGRPIKYMSKKENNQKQVSKSEPLNETEREELERLREELRMKELENIILKKLNALPTDPTDKKRK
- a CDS encoding CpsD/CapB family tyrosine-protein kinase, coding for MVDNRKRIVMDQPDSEVSQKYFNIAERIKYYSGNNKKALLFLSEQEKEGKTTIASNIAIALAKKGGNIVYLDADLESPSIHDTFNVTLRNGISDAIATDKSILSVTYDTPQYGLSTIHAGLKRSIGNELFLSDKFKYAVDTLKNKYDYIIIDAGMGMNDSACLDAIKEAVDAVVVVQSEERYTLETDNLMERLKQKDIEVLGVINNFVER
- a CDS encoding competence protein ComK, with the protein product MMKVPKHFKRDVMYIEPIYDEIYMCQAVSASGVIRYKKSSEQWLNEYLTYFYSTNLAAIRSHVKINFDIHRMIPICVDLDYQFILFPLNSSKNKNVYFLNLSKVYRFFKRENQTVIEFICGEELVVDIPLSQCESQYNKATRIYDKYVKFKQFRERYLSTTVETIYTINHK
- a CDS encoding CDP-glycerol glycerophosphotransferase family protein, whose amino-acid sequence is MSRFTNYFSKHVRERFTKEIELIEINRAKGDFIFTYKVLPFINLRVISKYTASVTIDNLEIDLPCEFKDDIITVRLSETYFKNRPDNFTIQLFSFGQPMRIKTRKNKNRTQYIVNEKLYNIKVKKDVHISKRYMSLDFKNENVEVNDVILQKDGIMIKLERDVDEETSLFLSYPHKFIELPTKLINKNTLKVTGLENLTYGVSTFYLAQKENVYTMNGYLEEKKELFTDFYAYTIDTMPALMLNVKEHIVKLRALYVSEITNNIVTLKIKPEQEILLEHPSISIYNSKLDTTKKIALSDDLQAEIPIEDLIDGFTNKKINFINSNIIYQIDIRSAYIEDEMLGRFRNENEYLTTHFYRRKDNYLGFRVSRPRIKRRITDIKNFKLQGFIKGRNSFHEVENVIIFEDRHSQEMVVNTIDDKFNYEIDAQEIINIMSRDKTIIDLYIGIRNKEGKIVARAKLPYKNSNYKKDNFYDLKIIKQKDRDVYLLITTTPFNNLKIETFVVPKSVDTNVERDRNIWLLGERIDTAQENGYQLFKYLQDQPVEAYYVIDEESKDYKKIMHEENVLVFGSKKHHEISLKAGVLLCTHDFENILPYKPSKEFFNYNETYKVFLQHGVLGRKPAEYHKKYYDDPFDIFIVSSDSEKYDVVVNTMGYEEDEVKVTGLARFDRLPMNHKGKDILLMPTWRDWINTDERFLNSEYYYRYKNLLENERLHDILEKYNVNINFYPHYRAQPFFNKELINTSEHIRFITLGEKSVQELLIDHALLITDYSSVSFDFTMMNKPVVYYHFDEDRFFNRGILRPVNETFLGDIAETEELLVSYIEASIKNNFETNVDDISEIIKYRDHNNCERIYEAVISEKNKL
- a CDS encoding DUF2187 family protein; translated protein: MVPAEVGDIVEFDGMLGKVEKINENSVIVDITINEDWNENEDFEKTVVNHKRYKIKK